A window of Strigops habroptila isolate Jane chromosome 5, bStrHab1.2.pri, whole genome shotgun sequence contains these coding sequences:
- the PAOX gene encoding peroxisomal N(1)-acetyl-spermine/spermidine oxidase, with product MEGHSVRRVVVVGAGLAGLGAVQRLCGTGSGSVRLLEAAARAGGRVCTRPFASGLAEMGAHWIHGPSPGNPVFCLATHYGLLGPEAAREENQQAEVGGHPPLPSITYGSSGRVLSPQAVSEARDLFDTLLASARDFLGVEEPPVPSVGEYVRAEITRRVPALGGGKEDARRLQLAVLAACLKLECCISGTHSMDLVALQPFGEYISLPGLDCTFPGGYSSLPERILSALPEGTVLLNKGVRTIQWQGSFREEGDNARDFPVRVECEDGDAFLADHVIVTVPLGFLKEHHQDFFQPPLPERKVEAIRRLGFGTNNKIFLEFEQPFWEPQQQLITVVWEDESPLEKPSTDLEANWFKKLIGFVVLQPPEQYGHVLCGFIAGKESEYMETLSDSEVLSTMTHVLRTLTGNLLLPAPRSMLRSRWHSAPYTRGSYSYVAVGSSGDDIDILAQPLPEDPKDPRPLQLLFAGEATHRTFYSTTHGALLSGWREAERLNQLFETPLSSEVQK from the exons ATGGAGGGCCACAGCGTGCGgcgggtggtggtggtgggcgCGGGACTGGCGGGGCTGGGCGCGGTGCAGCGGCTCTGTGGGACCGGCTCCGGCTCCGTGCGGCTGCTGGAGGCGGCGGCCCGCGCCGGCGGCCGCGTCTGCACCCGCCCCTTCG CGTCAGGGCTGGCAGAGATGGGGGCACACTGGATCCACGGGCCCTCGCCAGGGAACCCCGTCTTCTGCCTGGCCACCCACTATGGCCTGCTGGGTCCAGAGGCTGCCCGGGAGGAGAACCAGCAGGCAGAGGTCGGCGGTCACCCCCCACTGCCCTCCATCACCTATGGTAGCTCAGGGAGGGTGCTGAGCCCCCAGGCGGTAAGTGAAGCCCGTGACCTCTTTGACACCCTCCTGGCCTCTGCCCGTGATTTTTTGGGCGTCGAGGAGccaccagtgcccagtgtgGGAGAGTACGTGCGGGCAGAGATCACACGCAGGGTCCCCGCTTTGGGGGGGGGCAAGGAAGATGCCCGGCGGCTCCAGCTGGCCGTCCTTGCCGCATGCCTCAAGCTGGAATGTTGCATCAGTGGCACCCACAGCATGGACCTGGTGGCCCTGCAGCCCTTTGGGGAGTACATCTCCCTGCCAGGCCTGGACTGCACTTTCCCGGG TGGCTACAGCAGCTTGCCCGAGCGCATACTCTCGGCTCTGCCAGAGGGCACTGTCCTGCTCAACAAGGGAGTGAGGACCATCCAGTGGCAAGGGTCCTTCCGTGAGGAAGGGGATAATGCCAGGGATTTCCCTGTCCGTGTGGAGTGTGAGGATGGAGACGCCTTCCTCGCCGACCACGTCATCGTCACCGTCCCACTGG GTTTCCTCAAGGAACACCACCAGGACTTCTTCCAGCCTCCCCTGCCGGAGCGGAAAGTAGAGGCCATTCGCCGCCTGGGTTTTGGCACCAACAACAAGATCTTCCTGGAGTTCGAGCAGCCTTTCTgggagccccagcagcagctcatcaCAGTGGTGTGGGAGGATGAGTCTCCCCTCGAGAAGCCCAGCACCGACCTAGAGGCCAACTGGTTCAAGAAGCTCATTGGATTTGTGGTCCTCCAACCACCAGAGCA GTACGGGCATGTCCTCTGTGGCTTCATTGCGGGGAAGGAGTCTGAGTACATGGAGACACTGAGTGACTCAGAGGTTCTCAGCACCATGACACATGTGCTCCGCACACTTACAG GGAACCTGCTTCTGCCTGCTCCTAGGAGCATGCTCCGGTCCCGGTGGCACAGCGCTCCTTACACCCGGGGCTCCTACAGCTACGTGGCCGTTGGCAGCTCTGGGGATGACATTGACATCTTGGCTCAGCCCCTGCCTGAGGACCCCAAGGACCCCCGG cccctgcagctcctcttcGCCGGCGAGGCCACGCACCGCACCTTCTACTCCACCACGCACGGGGCGCTGCTATCGGGCTGGCGAGAGGCCGAGCGCCTCAACCAGCTCTTTGAGACACCCCTCAGCTCTGAGGTGCAGAAATAA
- the MTG1 gene encoding mitochondrial ribosome-associated GTPase 1 isoform X2 produces the protein MRRRTAMRGCAALLRAAAAGPGPGGFRERFDFGGRDVATWFPGHMAKGLRQMRASLRRADCLIEVHDARIPLSGRNPILHEVLGIRPHILVLNKMDLADPGQQPTVLEHLKQQRCSHVVFADCQRDVNVKKIVPLVAKLVDNSPRYHRAESTEYSILVIGVPNVGKSSLINSLRRLHLKKGISPWRLALGRSLCWDRVSLACLTVVSPKGKATAVGGEPGVTKAVLTRIQVCEKPLMYLVDTPGVLSPKLGDVETGMKLALCGAIRDHLVGEDIMADYLLYALNKRQQFRYVQRYGLADACDDIELVLRHVALTKGRMQKVKVLTGTGNVNMMMLNYPAAAYEFLRDFRAGRLGRVTLD, from the exons ATGCGGCGTAGAACCGCCATGAGGGGATGCGCGGCGCTGCTCCGGGCggccgcggccgggccggggccaGGAGGGTTTCGGGAGCGCTTCGATTTCGGCGGCCGCGATGTGGCCACCTGGTTCCCGGGGCACATGGCGAAAG GCTTGCGGCAGATGCGGGCCTCCCTGCGGCGCGCCGACTGCCTCATCGAGGTGCACGACGCTCGC ATCCCGCTGTCGGGCCGTAACCCCATTCTGCACGAGGTGCTGGGCATCCGCCCCCACATCTTGGTGCTGAACAAGATGGACCTGGCTGATCCCGGCCAGCAGCCG ACAGTCTTGGAGCACCTGAAGCAACAGCGATGCTCACACGTTGTCTTCGCTGACTGCCAGCGTGATGTCAATGTCAAGAAG ATTGTTCCCCTGGTTGCCAAGCTGGTGGACAACAGCCCTCGCTACCACAGGGCTGAG AGCACTGAGTACAGCATCCTAGTGATCGGCGTGCCCAACGTGGGCAAGTCCTCGCTCATCAACTCCCTGcggaggctgcacctcaaaaAGGGTATTTCTCCATGGCGGCTGGCCTTGGGGAGGAGTCTCTGCTGGGACAGGGTGTCACTTGCTTGTCTGACTGTTGTCTCTCCCAAAGGGAAAGCCACTGCTGTTGGTGGTGAGCCTGGTGTCACTAAGGCAGTGCTGACCAGAATCCAG GTCTGCGAGAAGCCCCTGATGTACCTGGTGGATACTCCTGGCGTGTTGTCACCGAAGCTGGGCGATGTGGAGACGGGCATGAAGCTGGCACTATGTG GAGCCATCCGTGACCACCTAGTTGGGGAAGACATCATGGCCGACTACCTCCTGTATGCCCTGAACAAGCGGCAGCAGTTCAG GTATGTGCAACGTTATGGGCTGGCTGACGCCTGCGACGACATTGAGCTTGTGCTGAGGCACGTGGCCCTCACCAAGGGCAGGATGCAGAAGGTGAAGGTGTTGACGGGCACAG GAAATGTCAACATGATGATGCTCAACTACCCCGCTGCTGCCTACGAGTTCCTGCGGGATTTCCGGGCAGGACGCCTGGGCAGGGTGACACTGGACTGA
- the MTG1 gene encoding mitochondrial ribosome-associated GTPase 1 isoform X1, giving the protein MRGCAALLRAAAAGPGPGGFRERFDFGGRDVATWFPGHMAKGLRQMRASLRRADCLIEVHDARIPLSGRNPILHEVLGIRPHILVLNKMDLADPGQQPTVLEHLKQQRCSHVVFADCQRDVNVKKIVPLVAKLVDNSPRYHRAESTEYSILVIGVPNVGKSSLINSLRRLHLKKGKATAVGGEPGVTKAVLTRIQVCEKPLMYLVDTPGVLSPKLGDVETGMKLALCGAIRDHLVGEDIMADYLLYALNKRQQFRYVQRYGLADACDDIELVLRHVALTKGRMQKVKVLTGTGNVNMMMLNYPAAAYEFLRDFRAGRLGRVTLD; this is encoded by the exons ATGAGGGGATGCGCGGCGCTGCTCCGGGCggccgcggccgggccggggccaGGAGGGTTTCGGGAGCGCTTCGATTTCGGCGGCCGCGATGTGGCCACCTGGTTCCCGGGGCACATGGCGAAAG GCTTGCGGCAGATGCGGGCCTCCCTGCGGCGCGCCGACTGCCTCATCGAGGTGCACGACGCTCGC ATCCCGCTGTCGGGCCGTAACCCCATTCTGCACGAGGTGCTGGGCATCCGCCCCCACATCTTGGTGCTGAACAAGATGGACCTGGCTGATCCCGGCCAGCAGCCG ACAGTCTTGGAGCACCTGAAGCAACAGCGATGCTCACACGTTGTCTTCGCTGACTGCCAGCGTGATGTCAATGTCAAGAAG ATTGTTCCCCTGGTTGCCAAGCTGGTGGACAACAGCCCTCGCTACCACAGGGCTGAG AGCACTGAGTACAGCATCCTAGTGATCGGCGTGCCCAACGTGGGCAAGTCCTCGCTCATCAACTCCCTGcggaggctgcacctcaaaaAGG GGAAAGCCACTGCTGTTGGTGGTGAGCCTGGTGTCACTAAGGCAGTGCTGACCAGAATCCAG GTCTGCGAGAAGCCCCTGATGTACCTGGTGGATACTCCTGGCGTGTTGTCACCGAAGCTGGGCGATGTGGAGACGGGCATGAAGCTGGCACTATGTG GAGCCATCCGTGACCACCTAGTTGGGGAAGACATCATGGCCGACTACCTCCTGTATGCCCTGAACAAGCGGCAGCAGTTCAG GTATGTGCAACGTTATGGGCTGGCTGACGCCTGCGACGACATTGAGCTTGTGCTGAGGCACGTGGCCCTCACCAAGGGCAGGATGCAGAAGGTGAAGGTGTTGACGGGCACAG GAAATGTCAACATGATGATGCTCAACTACCCCGCTGCTGCCTACGAGTTCCTGCGGGATTTCCGGGCAGGACGCCTGGGCAGGGTGACACTGGACTGA
- the ECHS1 gene encoding enoyl-CoA hydratase, mitochondrial, translating to MAASLRALLRPAAAAARCRALLPPPPRPFLGARGCSAGAAFEYLAVQKTGARQSVGLIQLNRPQALNALCEGLMEELAQALQTLQNDPQVGAIVITGSQKAFAAGADIKEMQNKTFQECYSSSFLAGWDKLSTIRKPIIAAVNGYALGGGCELAMMCDIIYAGEKAQFGQPEILLGTIPGAGGTQRLTRAVGKSLAMEMVLTGDRISAQEAKEAGLVSKIFPVEKLLDAAIACAEKIASNSKLVAAMAKESVNSAFETTLEEGMRTEKRLFYATFATSDRKEGMSAFVEKRKANFTDS from the exons ATGGCCGCCTCACTGCGCGCGCTCCTTcgtcccgccgccgccgccgcgcggTGCCGCGcgctcctcccgccgccgccccgccccttCCTCGGGGCGCGGGGCTGCAGCGCCG GAGCCGCGTTCGAGTACCTGGCGGTGCAAAAGACGGGGGCACGGCAGAGCGTGGGCCTGATCCAGCTGAACCGGCCGCAGGCGCTCAATGCCCTGTGCGAGGGGCTGATGGAGGAGCTGGCGCAGGCACTGCAGACCCTGCAGAACGACCCGCAAGTGGGGGCCATCGTCATCACTGGCAGCCAAAAAGCCTTCGCAG CTGGTGCAGACATCaaggaaatgcagaataaaaccTTTCAGGAGtgctacagcagcagctttctcgCTGGCTGGGACAAACTCTCTACCATCCGCAAACCCATCATTGCTGCTGTCAATGGCTACGCC CTGGGTGGCGGGTGCGAGCTGGCCATGATGTGCGATATCATCTACGCTGGCGAGAAAGCACAGTTTGGGCAACCAGAAATCCTGCTGGGAACCATCCCAG gtgctggagggACACAGAGGTTGACCAGAGCAGTGGGGAAGTCACTGGCGATGGAGATGGTCCTCACTGGGGACCGGATTTCTGCACAAGAGGCAAAGGAGGCAG GTCTGGTCAGCAAGATCTTTCCtgtggagaagctgctggacGCGGCCATCGCCTGTGCTGAGAAGATCGCCAGCAACTCCAAGTTGGTGGCCGCCATGGCAAAGGAGTCAGTCAATAGTG ccTTTGAGACAACGCTGGAGGAGGGGATGAGAACAGAGAAGCGGCTTTTTTACGCCACCTTTGCCACT AGTGACCGCAAGGAGGGGATGTCAGCGTTTGTGGAGAAGCGCAAAGCAAACTTCACTGACAGCTGA
- the PRAP1 gene encoding proline-rich acidic protein 1, which yields MERLRTLWLCSITILLGTALLLPAPGSTQALRNARRKDPATEEDLAKEIILGIRAVEPPQEAEITQDVEQSSKVVSNSAWARWVARQAQAGPEQDHDHLHHSQDDAAEADAQGPPLMLSLQVQNGPEEDHDHLHHR from the exons ATGGAGCG cctgAGGACCCTGTGGCTCTGCAGCATCACCATCCTGCTGGGCactgccctcctcctgcctgctcctggcagcaCCCAG GCTCTGCGCAACGCCAGGAGGAAGGACCCGGCCACGGAGGAGGATTTGGCCAAGGAAAT CATCCTGGGTATTCGCGCTGTGGAGCCACCACAGGAGGCTGAGATCACCCAAGACGTGGAACAAAGTTCAAAGGTTGTCTCCAACAGCGCCTGGGCTCGCTGGGTCGCCCGCCAAGCCCAGGCAGGACCAGAGCAGGACCATGACCACCTGCACCACTCCCAGGATGATGCTGCAGAGGCTGATGCCCAAGGGCCACCACTGATGCTGTCCCTGCAGGTGCAGAATGGgccagaggaggaccacgacCATCTCCACCACCGCTGA